Proteins co-encoded in one Leptospira levettii genomic window:
- the rpsO gene encoding 30S ribosomal protein S15, with the protein MITKEQKQQIIATFGSKPNDTGSAEVQIALLDSRIKDLTEHFKANKKDFHSRRGLIAMVNQRKSLLEYLKRSNLESYKKLIEKLGLRK; encoded by the coding sequence ATGATCACAAAAGAACAAAAACAGCAGATCATTGCTACATTCGGTAGCAAACCAAACGACACAGGTTCTGCAGAAGTACAAATCGCTCTTCTCGACTCTCGTATTAAAGACCTTACGGAACACTTCAAAGCAAATAAGAAGGACTTCCACTCTCGCCGTGGCCTTATCGCTATGGTAAATCAGAGAAAGAGTTTGTTGGAATACCTAAAACGTTCCAACTTAGAAAGTTATAAAAAGCTGATTGAAAAACTCGGCCTTAGGAAATAA
- the flgG gene encoding flagellar basal-body rod protein FlgG, giving the protein MMRSLWTGATGMIAQQFHIDTVANNLANVNTTGFKKNRVDFEDLVYQHQVLAGTPATSVSEIPTGVNVGHGVKVAATQKLFEIGSFQATGNKLDLALTGEMAFFKIQMPDGTFSYSRDGSFKIDSNQQVVTSNGYLLEPPIILPENAILNTLMVSEEGEVTVKIGNDIRPTTIGQLELYRFVNPAGLQAVGKNLFRETVASGQEIPGMPSQEGYGSVLQGFLEMSNVKIVEEMVNMIVAQRAYESNSKTIQTSDNMLSTAIGLKR; this is encoded by the coding sequence ATGATGCGATCCCTTTGGACCGGCGCTACCGGGATGATTGCCCAACAATTTCATATTGATACCGTTGCCAATAACCTTGCCAACGTAAACACCACAGGATTTAAGAAAAACCGTGTGGACTTTGAAGATTTAGTGTACCAACACCAAGTGCTTGCGGGAACTCCAGCTACCTCTGTTTCCGAAATTCCTACTGGTGTGAATGTGGGGCATGGTGTGAAAGTTGCCGCCACACAGAAGTTATTCGAAATTGGTTCCTTCCAAGCAACAGGAAATAAATTAGATTTAGCACTCACAGGGGAGATGGCATTTTTCAAAATCCAAATGCCTGATGGCACTTTTTCGTATTCCCGAGACGGATCCTTTAAAATAGATTCCAACCAACAAGTGGTCACTTCAAACGGGTACTTACTCGAACCACCTATCATCCTTCCTGAAAATGCCATCTTAAATACCCTTATGGTTTCTGAAGAAGGGGAAGTCACAGTGAAAATTGGGAATGATATTCGTCCGACAACCATTGGCCAATTGGAACTCTATCGATTTGTAAACCCAGCCGGCCTACAAGCTGTGGGTAAAAACTTATTCCGAGAAACTGTTGCTTCTGGCCAAGAAATTCCAGGAATGCCTTCCCAAGAAGGGTATGGGAGTGTCTTACAAGGATTTTTAGAAATGAGTAACGTAAAAATCGTAGAAGAGATGGTGAATATGATTGTAGCACAAAGGGCTTACGAATCCAATTCCAAAACCATCCAAACTTCGGATAACATGCTTTCTACGGCGATTGGTCTCAAACGTTAA
- a CDS encoding M16 family metallopeptidase, whose amino-acid sequence MAPVIECKRTVLPNGLTVLFQPMKHASSMGVGVFLKQGSLAETNSEHGYFHFLEHMLFKDTETRTSKEIAESIERVGGILNGSTGREYTQYYVVAIKNQAELAFEILSDMLFRPLFRKEDIHTEKGVIMEEMRSYEDAPDDFVYDYYFRNIFGKSPYGRDIIGTKKSVTGVTEKSIRTFFEKHYFPKNMVISVSGNFTWEKVLDLTKKYFSFENPKGKNPSELIIPAPKKSYSKHLERRKIEQFHIMLGVNGKKRDYRTVTVSGLISTILGGGMASRLFQNIREKEGLCYSIYSFPSYYKTTGLFSISSATSKEKAARCVELILKELETITKNGFTKSELADAKSNQMGSIAIGYELPENRMNNIGLQEIYYGTYYSLEDRMKAIKSVTLEEINLAAKEMFGLDKVHLSCVGDMTETQFAKIPVQFGG is encoded by the coding sequence ATGGCACCCGTCATTGAATGCAAACGAACTGTATTACCCAATGGTCTTACAGTTCTTTTCCAACCTATGAAACACGCATCCTCTATGGGGGTGGGTGTTTTTTTAAAACAAGGCAGTCTTGCTGAAACCAATTCCGAACATGGTTACTTTCACTTTTTAGAGCATATGCTCTTCAAAGACACAGAAACGCGCACAAGTAAAGAAATCGCAGAATCCATCGAACGAGTGGGTGGGATTTTAAACGGGTCTACTGGACGTGAATACACACAATACTATGTAGTTGCCATCAAAAACCAAGCGGAACTTGCCTTTGAAATTTTATCTGACATGCTCTTTCGACCCCTCTTTCGAAAAGAAGACATCCATACCGAAAAGGGTGTCATCATGGAAGAGATGCGTTCCTATGAAGATGCACCTGATGACTTTGTATACGATTATTACTTTCGCAATATCTTTGGGAAGTCACCTTACGGACGTGATATCATTGGTACGAAAAAATCAGTAACAGGTGTTACAGAAAAATCCATACGGACGTTTTTTGAAAAACATTATTTCCCAAAGAATATGGTGATCTCTGTTTCGGGAAATTTTACTTGGGAGAAGGTGTTAGACCTCACCAAAAAATACTTTTCCTTTGAAAACCCAAAAGGCAAAAACCCGTCAGAACTCATCATTCCAGCACCTAAAAAAAGTTATTCGAAACATTTAGAACGTCGTAAAATTGAACAGTTTCATATCATGCTCGGTGTGAATGGAAAAAAAAGAGACTACCGAACTGTGACTGTTTCTGGACTTATTTCCACCATTCTCGGTGGAGGAATGGCATCTCGTCTTTTCCAAAACATCCGTGAAAAAGAAGGGCTTTGTTATAGCATTTATAGTTTTCCTTCCTATTACAAAACCACAGGGCTTTTTTCGATCTCGTCTGCTACGTCCAAAGAAAAAGCAGCACGTTGTGTGGAACTCATTCTTAAGGAATTGGAAACGATTACAAAAAATGGTTTTACCAAATCTGAACTTGCGGATGCCAAATCCAATCAAATGGGCTCGATTGCCATCGGGTATGAACTGCCTGAAAACCGAATGAATAATATTGGATTACAGGAAATCTATTACGGAACCTATTATTCTTTGGAAGATCGTATGAAGGCAATTAAGTCAGTTACCTTAGAGGAAATTAATCTAGCTGCCAAAGAGATGTTTGGTTTAGACAAAGTGCATTTGTCTTGTGTGGGAGATATGACAGAAACCCAATTTGCCAAAATCCCTGTGCAATTTGGCGGTTAA
- the rbfA gene encoding 30S ribosome-binding factor RbfA: MNPIRMKKLESEIIRLISSAILEGKVKDPRVFLPSFHRIEISEDLRYAKVYFTALCNNNERKKLTQGLVSCAGFLSSLVGKNLHLHTNPKFSFVWDNNYIKSLEVNRLIDESAPKTLFEELHPDETDEDEDTDEEGKEAESDDSETETTDSQSDFPAKENK, translated from the coding sequence ATGAATCCCATTCGAATGAAAAAACTCGAATCGGAGATCATTCGCCTCATCTCCTCTGCGATTTTGGAAGGCAAGGTAAAGGACCCTCGGGTCTTTTTACCAAGTTTCCATAGGATTGAAATCAGCGAAGACTTACGGTATGCGAAGGTCTACTTCACAGCCCTTTGTAATAACAACGAACGAAAAAAACTCACACAAGGACTTGTTTCTTGTGCGGGGTTTTTATCTTCACTTGTTGGAAAAAACCTCCACTTACATACGAACCCAAAGTTTAGTTTTGTCTGGGATAATAACTATATCAAAAGTTTAGAAGTGAATCGCCTCATCGATGAATCTGCCCCAAAAACTTTATTTGAAGAACTCCATCCCGATGAAACAGATGAGGATGAAGACACTGATGAGGAAGGCAAAGAAGCAGAGTCTGACGATTCCGAAACGGAAACCACAGATTCGCAATCGGATTTTCCTGCAAAAGAAAATAAATAA
- the truB gene encoding tRNA pseudouridine(55) synthase TruB, giving the protein MAKPYVSGFLFVYKPPGITSSDLVLKTKRLLNQKSVGHTGTLDRFAEGLLILPCGDYTAFSQVFLGKDKTYLAEVIVGYRTDSGDPDGMVEIDERISSRKQFESLFSVQQLEEELQSLTKLTTQKAPKISALKVGGKRQSDLFREGTEVEEKERTITIHSVKDIQKTEIGFSFRVHVSSGTYIRKLVLDLSDKWGIPLSLGRLVRESIGEYNVSSAKTLAEVSATDLKNWKEVFPLPLRIVDEAEKKAVIHGGYIWDKLPKADSLGFYIVDADETTILAWCSYEEKPNHIPYRYRKVFFDPSAKIMFSK; this is encoded by the coding sequence ATGGCAAAACCCTATGTATCCGGATTTTTATTTGTCTACAAACCACCTGGGATTACAAGTTCCGATTTGGTTTTGAAAACAAAACGTTTGTTAAATCAAAAATCCGTAGGGCATACAGGAACTCTCGACCGATTTGCCGAAGGTTTACTCATTTTACCTTGTGGGGATTATACTGCCTTCTCTCAAGTATTCCTCGGAAAAGACAAAACCTATTTGGCAGAAGTGATTGTGGGATACCGCACCGATTCAGGTGACCCGGATGGAATGGTAGAAATTGACGAACGTATATCCTCCCGCAAACAATTTGAATCGCTCTTCTCCGTCCAACAATTGGAAGAGGAACTACAAAGTCTCACAAAACTCACAACACAAAAAGCACCCAAAATCTCGGCTCTGAAAGTAGGGGGCAAACGCCAATCCGACCTCTTTCGAGAGGGAACTGAGGTGGAAGAAAAGGAACGGACCATCACCATCCATTCGGTAAAAGACATCCAAAAAACAGAAATTGGGTTCTCTTTCCGGGTCCATGTGAGCTCTGGAACCTACATTCGAAAACTGGTCCTTGACCTTTCTGACAAATGGGGGATTCCACTTTCCCTGGGTAGGCTTGTGCGGGAATCGATCGGAGAGTATAACGTCTCTTCTGCCAAAACTCTAGCGGAGGTCTCGGCAACTGACCTCAAAAACTGGAAAGAAGTGTTTCCATTGCCGTTACGGATCGTAGACGAGGCTGAGAAAAAAGCAGTCATCCATGGTGGGTATATCTGGGACAAACTCCCCAAAGCCGATTCCCTTGGGTTTTACATCGTGGATGCTGACGAAACCACAATCCTTGCCTGGTGTTCTTACGAAGAGAAACCGAACCACATTCCCTACCGCTACCGAAAAGTATTTTTTGACCCTTCTGCAAAAATTATGTTTTCTAAATGA
- a CDS encoding flagellar basal body L-ring protein FlgH produces the protein MITSYCEFLVSLSSLTMTSTLHAESLWKDKDPYSYPKTIQPGTVVKVVLKNGLRVEYESEYKATFDNDIKTVPDKKLVPDLPNYTANSTYMRSKVGKSKSQGKVVGVMAVLVTGIDPGTGNLELEGSRVFNLSEERINLRLSGTISPEDLDKNRFIASDLIANLRVEYQGTLNPKELNDPNIQMKRITNPDGSVTEKAELSDKEKQEIILKNIKRLLGESE, from the coding sequence ATGATCACATCCTACTGCGAATTTCTGGTATCATTGTCTTCCCTAACAATGACTTCTACCTTACATGCAGAATCTTTATGGAAGGACAAGGACCCGTATTCGTATCCCAAAACCATCCAACCAGGAACCGTTGTGAAAGTGGTTTTGAAAAACGGACTTCGCGTTGAATACGAATCGGAATACAAAGCAACTTTTGACAATGATATCAAAACCGTTCCTGATAAAAAATTAGTCCCAGACCTTCCCAATTATACCGCAAACTCTACCTATATGCGATCCAAAGTGGGAAAATCCAAATCCCAAGGGAAAGTGGTGGGTGTGATGGCAGTTCTTGTGACTGGCATAGATCCAGGTACTGGTAATTTAGAATTAGAAGGCAGTCGTGTATTTAATCTTTCGGAAGAAAGAATTAACCTTCGTTTGTCGGGAACGATTTCACCAGAAGACCTAGATAAAAATCGATTCATTGCCAGTGACCTGATTGCCAATCTGCGAGTGGAATACCAAGGAACACTCAATCCGAAAGAATTAAATGATCCCAATATCCAAATGAAACGGATTACAAATCCAGATGGATCTGTAACAGAAAAAGCAGAACTCTCTGACAAAGAAAAACAAGAAATCATCTTAAAAAACATTAAACGACTCTTAGGTGAAAGTGAGTAA
- the pnp gene encoding polyribonucleotide nucleotidyltransferase, whose translation MATEFTGVWGRDSITLETGKWAKQAHGSVVYKTGNLVLLATVCAADEPKEGQDFFPLTCEYTEKAYSVGRFPGGYFKREAKPAEHEVLLSRILDRPIRPMFPEGYFSEVQLLVQVLSADKQVSVQGHAINAASAALSVSSIPFAGPIAGARIGRIAGEFILNPTNEEITKSDLDLVVAGTKDAIVMIEGEASEISKEDMMAALRFAQEQLKVAVAMQEELAKKNGTVKKEVVLKTPDKELHAKIREFAFERLTAANKNADKAKRNDDIKAINKETVEHFKTLLAPEDKTKEIKHFLHELEYEVVRELVLGEGIRFDGRKTNEIRQISCEIDVLPGPHGSAVFTRGQTQSLGVMTLGTTSDNQRYETLEGSKEKNFMLHYNFPAFSVGEVRRNSGPGRREIGHGNLAERAIKKVLPTQTEFPYVIRLVSEILESNGSSSMASVCSGTLALMAGGVPISGPVSGIAMGLFSDEKGRFAVLSDIAGIEDHFGDMDFKLAGTKKGITAFQMDLKVNGLGLEVLQKAIEQAEVGRDHILGEMNKAISSVKGNLSENAPRITQKQIPKDRIGELIGPGGKMIRAIIEQSGSEISVDDSGKVTIASPSEESKEKAIAMIDGIFEEIEVGKIYEGVIKRIADFGAFVEILPGKEGLCHISKLDVKRVQSVRDIVSEGEKIKVKVISVDKMGKIDLSRKDVLLDN comes from the coding sequence ATGGCTACAGAGTTCACTGGTGTTTGGGGTAGAGATTCCATTACCCTAGAGACCGGCAAGTGGGCGAAACAAGCTCACGGGTCGGTTGTATACAAAACCGGAAATTTGGTTCTGCTTGCCACTGTTTGTGCAGCGGACGAACCAAAAGAAGGCCAAGATTTTTTCCCTCTTACATGCGAATACACGGAAAAAGCTTACTCAGTAGGTCGTTTCCCTGGTGGTTACTTCAAACGGGAAGCAAAACCTGCCGAACACGAAGTATTACTTTCTAGAATTCTAGATCGTCCCATCCGTCCGATGTTCCCAGAAGGTTACTTCTCTGAAGTCCAACTTCTTGTACAAGTATTATCTGCTGACAAACAAGTTTCTGTCCAAGGCCATGCGATTAACGCAGCTTCGGCGGCACTTTCTGTTTCTTCCATTCCGTTTGCAGGCCCGATTGCGGGTGCTCGTATCGGAAGGATTGCTGGTGAGTTTATCCTAAACCCAACCAATGAAGAAATCACAAAATCTGATTTGGATTTAGTAGTCGCAGGAACCAAAGATGCCATCGTCATGATCGAAGGCGAAGCAAGTGAAATCTCCAAAGAAGACATGATGGCAGCCCTTCGTTTTGCACAAGAACAGCTGAAAGTGGCTGTGGCAATGCAAGAAGAATTGGCGAAGAAAAACGGAACTGTTAAAAAAGAAGTCGTTTTAAAAACTCCTGATAAAGAACTCCATGCAAAAATTCGTGAGTTCGCATTCGAACGTTTGACTGCTGCTAACAAAAATGCAGACAAAGCAAAACGTAACGATGACATCAAAGCCATTAACAAAGAAACGGTTGAACATTTTAAAACCTTATTGGCTCCAGAAGACAAAACCAAAGAAATCAAACATTTCCTTCATGAATTAGAATATGAAGTCGTTCGTGAACTCGTGCTAGGTGAAGGGATTCGTTTTGACGGTCGTAAAACAAACGAAATCCGACAAATCTCCTGTGAGATTGATGTGCTACCTGGACCACATGGTTCTGCTGTTTTCACAAGAGGGCAAACACAGTCTCTTGGAGTGATGACACTCGGAACGACTTCGGACAACCAAAGGTACGAAACACTCGAAGGTTCGAAAGAAAAGAATTTTATGTTACACTACAACTTCCCTGCGTTTTCAGTAGGTGAAGTGCGACGTAACTCAGGCCCTGGAAGGCGAGAAATTGGTCACGGTAACCTTGCAGAACGTGCCATTAAAAAAGTCCTTCCGACTCAAACTGAGTTTCCGTATGTGATAAGACTTGTATCTGAAATTTTAGAATCCAATGGATCCTCTTCTATGGCATCTGTTTGTTCGGGTACCTTAGCGCTTATGGCGGGTGGGGTTCCGATTTCTGGCCCTGTGTCAGGAATTGCCATGGGACTTTTCAGTGATGAAAAAGGTCGTTTTGCAGTACTATCTGACATTGCTGGGATCGAAGACCACTTTGGTGATATGGACTTTAAACTTGCTGGAACGAAAAAAGGCATCACTGCCTTCCAAATGGACCTAAAAGTCAATGGTCTTGGACTCGAAGTTTTGCAAAAAGCCATCGAACAAGCCGAAGTGGGTCGTGACCATATCCTCGGTGAGATGAACAAAGCGATTTCTTCTGTCAAAGGAAACTTAAGCGAGAACGCTCCTCGTATCACCCAAAAACAAATTCCAAAAGATCGTATCGGAGAACTCATTGGCCCTGGTGGGAAAATGATCCGTGCCATCATCGAACAATCGGGTTCGGAAATTTCTGTGGATGATTCTGGAAAGGTAACCATTGCCTCTCCAAGTGAAGAGTCCAAAGAAAAAGCCATTGCCATGATCGATGGAATCTTTGAAGAAATCGAAGTAGGAAAAATCTACGAAGGTGTCATCAAACGAATCGCTGACTTTGGTGCCTTTGTTGAAATTTTACCAGGAAAAGAAGGGCTTTGCCACATCTCTAAATTAGATGTGAAACGAGTTCAATCAGTTCGTGACATTGTTTCCGAAGGGGAAAAAATCAAAGTGAAAGTGATTTCCGTTGATAAAATGGGAAAAATTGATCTTTCCAGAAAGGATGTCCTTTTAGACAACTAA
- the dut gene encoding dUTP diphosphatase, giving the protein MLASHKYLQIQILREGASVPEYKTDGAAGMDLSACLSEHLLLPKGEVVLVPTGLAMAIPDGYEGQIRPRSGFSTKQRIIMPNSPGTIDSDYRGEILIPLLNLSGSDFLLEPGTRVAQMVVQAVVKFPIQVVPELGSTERGTGGFGSTGK; this is encoded by the coding sequence ATGTTAGCTTCTCACAAATACTTGCAAATCCAAATTCTAAGAGAGGGGGCTTCAGTCCCTGAATACAAAACAGATGGGGCAGCTGGTATGGATCTCTCTGCTTGCCTTTCGGAACACCTTCTCCTCCCGAAAGGGGAAGTGGTCCTGGTTCCGACAGGTCTTGCGATGGCCATTCCCGATGGGTATGAAGGGCAAATCAGACCTAGGAGTGGGTTTTCCACAAAACAAAGGATCATCATGCCGAATAGCCCTGGCACCATTGATTCCGATTACCGGGGTGAGATCCTCATCCCACTTCTAAACCTCAGCGGATCGGATTTCCTTTTAGAGCCAGGCACACGTGTTGCCCAAATGGTGGTCCAAGCAGTGGTAAAATTTCCCATCCAAGTGGTACCGGAACTCGGTTCCACAGAACGTGGGACGGGTGGGTTTGGGAGTACAGGAAAATAA
- the flgA gene encoding flagellar basal body P-ring formation chaperone FlgA, whose product MKVWISILTSMVFCLSLFANKENNRLYLKPKTIIGVGEVRLSEFTNWKGNWNPIVFRNVKAPIIISPEFLTDTITTLYSKEFGGETSFEVMGKEGILLPRTSNASKKELEDSLWKALSLSNQNGLGEMGENFRIQSEKESFPIISGTSPVWRSLGRSLHPGKRLFPLDFYFEGKLVHSESIPFLIEEKKKAYFTTKEIPAKTVLTENDVELRSFFSADSFREFTEENPVGKTALNGFLPDTAIEKKQVRTLHTIERGQEVELVYTTGNLLLKIKTRALSSGNQGEEIPLLNLATQKTIKARVQNEGVCLLEER is encoded by the coding sequence ATGAAAGTTTGGATTTCCATTCTCACTAGTATGGTGTTTTGTTTGTCTTTGTTTGCAAACAAAGAAAACAACCGATTGTATCTCAAACCAAAAACCATTATTGGTGTTGGTGAGGTACGGTTGTCAGAATTTACCAACTGGAAAGGAAATTGGAATCCAATTGTATTCCGCAATGTAAAAGCACCGATCATCATCAGTCCTGAATTTCTCACAGATACGATCACAACTCTTTATTCCAAAGAATTTGGAGGAGAAACATCCTTTGAAGTGATGGGAAAAGAAGGGATCCTACTTCCGAGAACATCCAATGCCTCCAAAAAAGAATTAGAAGATTCTCTCTGGAAAGCACTTTCACTTTCGAACCAAAATGGTTTAGGCGAAATGGGAGAAAACTTTCGGATCCAATCCGAAAAGGAATCCTTTCCTATCATTTCAGGGACCTCTCCTGTTTGGCGAAGCCTTGGCCGTTCCCTTCATCCCGGAAAACGTTTGTTTCCCTTGGATTTTTACTTCGAAGGGAAACTCGTGCATTCAGAATCCATACCCTTCCTCATTGAAGAAAAGAAAAAAGCATACTTCACGACGAAAGAAATTCCAGCAAAAACGGTTTTAACAGAAAACGATGTGGAACTACGCAGTTTTTTTTCCGCCGATTCATTTCGGGAATTCACGGAGGAAAACCCCGTTGGTAAAACAGCACTCAATGGATTTTTGCCTGACACTGCGATCGAAAAAAAACAAGTGCGCACACTCCATACCATCGAACGTGGCCAGGAAGTGGAACTTGTCTACACAACTGGAAATTTATTATTAAAAATCAAAACAAGAGCTCTTTCGTCAGGGAATCAGGGAGAAGAGATTCCGCTTTTGAATTTGGCTACGCAAAAGACGATCAAAGCACGTGTACAAAACGAAGGTGTTTGCCTTTTGGAAGAGAGATAA
- a CDS encoding flagellar basal body P-ring protein FlgI, whose translation MIRNNKLKKTFTKLEFVANANLKPTILQLIRREGVSIFLFLLFFFCLNGSLFAVETRLKDLVRIDAVRENQLTGFGLVVGLNGTGDTKNPLTEEALQNYLAGLGVNTKKNLRDAKNTASVLITANVPVNLKEGDKIDVVVSSLGDARSLEGGVLLQSPLKAGNGETIAVASGVLVFGGKEKKRGADKKSGSNTALVPFGAILEKSIPNAPITKSVKLTLLEKDYTTMGAIVDTITSELSVVPEVVSPTEILVPLPMAKDSTGPNGELVTGAPKLDLTFLSKLENLTINSSPVARVVINERTGTIVMGANIAIDEVAISQQGLSIQIANRDKSRYFFPIQDDGKGESVFVLKETTQVSDVVGALNKVGASTKDIISILEALKKQGALKAELVIQ comes from the coding sequence ATGATTCGAAACAACAAACTAAAAAAAACTTTCACAAAGTTGGAATTTGTCGCAAATGCAAACTTGAAGCCAACAATTCTTCAACTGATTCGAAGAGAGGGAGTTTCGATATTTCTGTTTCTCTTATTTTTCTTCTGTCTCAACGGTTCCCTTTTTGCAGTGGAAACAAGGCTGAAAGATCTCGTGCGAATTGATGCGGTTCGGGAAAACCAACTGACAGGATTTGGCCTTGTGGTGGGTCTTAATGGAACAGGGGATACCAAAAACCCTTTAACAGAAGAAGCACTCCAAAACTACCTTGCAGGTCTTGGGGTGAATACGAAAAAGAATTTGCGAGATGCGAAAAACACTGCATCCGTACTCATCACTGCCAATGTCCCTGTGAATTTAAAAGAAGGGGATAAAATTGATGTTGTTGTATCCTCTCTAGGTGATGCCCGTTCTCTAGAAGGTGGAGTATTACTCCAATCTCCACTGAAAGCTGGTAATGGAGAAACAATTGCAGTTGCTTCCGGTGTACTTGTGTTTGGTGGTAAAGAGAAGAAGAGAGGCGCTGATAAAAAATCTGGTTCGAACACGGCACTTGTTCCGTTTGGAGCCATTTTGGAGAAGTCCATCCCGAATGCTCCCATCACCAAATCAGTGAAACTCACATTACTAGAGAAGGATTATACCACTATGGGAGCCATTGTGGATACCATTACCTCTGAGTTATCGGTGGTTCCTGAAGTGGTGTCACCAACAGAAATACTCGTTCCTCTACCAATGGCAAAAGACTCAACTGGTCCTAATGGTGAATTGGTGACAGGTGCACCGAAACTAGATTTAACTTTTTTATCAAAATTAGAAAACCTAACCATCAACTCGTCTCCCGTGGCAAGGGTGGTCATTAATGAACGCACGGGAACCATCGTGATGGGAGCAAACATTGCCATTGATGAGGTGGCCATTTCCCAACAAGGTCTATCCATCCAAATCGCCAACAGAGACAAATCACGGTATTTTTTCCCCATCCAAGACGATGGGAAGGGTGAGTCTGTTTTTGTTCTGAAGGAAACCACCCAGGTATCGGATGTGGTAGGAGCCCTAAATAAG